The genomic DNA CGCATGATGGTGTAGTCTTCGGGCCAGCCGGTGCCGTTGTCCCAATAGTTCACCATACCGCCGACGAAGTCGGTGGCGTGAGGGAATCCGTAGGAAGCAACGTTGAAGGCGGGTGTGTTCGCGCCGTTGAATCCCACGACAAGTCGAGGTGGGATGGGGCCGGGTCCGTCAGGGTCGAACTCGGCGAAGACGCTTGGCGGGCCGTCTGACCACGACCACGAGCTCGATCCGTAGATCTCGTATATAGACGTGTATGATCTGTAGCTCCACCACGACTCTCCGTACAAGCCGAGCAGGTTGTAGTTCGTGCGGCACCCGTTGTAACCGCTTCCACCGCCTGGGTCGTCCCAGCAATTCTGGGTGTAGGTGTACCCTGCGAGTAGTCTCGGGTGCGTCGAGTTCGCGATACCAGCCGAGAGCGCGATGAGGGGGCCTCCACCGATCATGGCGGGCGATGTCGGGAGGAACGGCTGCAGGACCGATCCGTTCCATTTCGCGAGCGGTACCTTGCTTCCACCCGGCGTGAGCGCGAAATTGCCGAGAAGAAGCAGTTCACTCGGCATCGGTCCGGCACCATCGGGGTCCCAAGCCAAGGCCTTCGAGACAATGTCGAGACTGCCTGAGCTCGACAGCGGGAAGACGCCGTCGCCGAGCGGCATCCATTGATTGCCGTCAAACCGGGCGACGGACCCGAAGGAATCAGCACCCGATCCCAGGATGGCTCCGTACGCGATCAGTTCCGCCGGCAAAGGTCCGTCATCGTCGGGGTCCCATGTGGTGATGCCTCGCACTCCGGACCAGGCGCCGTACGATCGAAGCCCTTCACCGAGCGAGACGAGTTGCTGACCGTCCCACGCGACGATGTTCACCGCGTCCGGTGCGCCAGGGATTGGGGTATTGAAAGCGCCGCCGATGACGAGGAGTGGTGCTTGAGGACCGCTTCCGTCGGGATCCCACTGTGCAAGGGCGTTGATGTACCTCGCTTTCAATCCGAGCGAGTGTGTCTCCCACGTGATGCCGTCCCAGAGGATCAGATCTCGGTGTTCATCTGTCTGGTACTCGTTGATCCGCACATGGGCGATGACGGGACGGCTCGTGCCGTCACCGTCACGATTCCAAGTTGCCTGCACGGATTCCGATACCCACGGTGCCTGCGCAACCACGCGCCACTGCTCTCCGTTCCAGATGAACAGGCCCGGCTCTACCCGAGGCGTGTCGTACTCATTCGTGATGAGCGCGAGAGCCGCGGGCGGGTCTGAGAGCGGGCCATCCGGGTCCCATCTCTGGAGGGCGGCGGCACTCGCGATGAAATCCCGCTTGTCTCCGGCATCGCGCCACTGGGAGCCGTCGAATGCTCTGAATCGCGAGTTGTCGTTGTATCCAAGTGGGCCTGAGGCGGCCGCGAGCAGTTCCTCGCGACCTGTCGTGACGTGTGTGTAAGCGGCAATCGAATGGGCTTGAGCGCCCACATTGTCGCCGAGTGAGACCCAACGAGCGCCGTCGAACATGGCGACGCGATTCAGATTCGCGGCGCCTGATTTGTTGAATGACCCGCACGCAACAAGCCGCGGAGGTGTCGAGGCGTCAGCGTCATGGTCCCACGATGTCACGCCGGTCACAGTTCCGCCCTGTAGCCCATCGCCCATCGCGACCCAGTCGTTGCCATCGAATCGTGCGATGCCGTTGGCGAGCGGGAACCCTAAGCGGGAGAAGTTTCCGTAGATAACCCACTCGTCACCGGCACCGCTTGTCGATGGTGTAACGAAGAGTCGTGCCCAGGTTCCGAGGAGCATGGAGCCGCGCCGCTCCCAGTCGGAGCCGTTCCACTCAAATACGACGAGTGTTGTCGCGGAGGACGAGCCGGCGCAGACAACGATCGGTCGCGCCCGCTGGGGGCCTTGACCGTCCGGGTCGGTGAGTCGCATGTGATAGACCTGGCCTGGCAGTGGCGTGAGTGGGTGAGATCCGATCGAGCCGGTCTGGGGCCAGGGGACAGAATCCAAGTACGGGGCAGCACCGGGCGGTGTGGTCGAGATGCCGAAATAGAGGCGTGGTGTCATCGGGCCGGGGCCATCGGCGTCCCATGCTTCCAATGGGTAGGCGTAACCACTGAGGCGGCCGCTGAGGTATGCCCAGTCCTCATCGGTCTTCATGATAAGACGACCGGCGGAGGTTCCGATGATTCGTGGGATCTGCGCTCCATCGGGGCCGTCGCGGTCGATCACGCGAGGCCTGATGAATCGCAGGAACTCGGGTCCATATGATCCCAGATCGTGCACCCAGCCGCCGCATTGTGCGTTGGCGGCGCTCGGGGGGACGAGGAACAGTGTCGCTGCTGCGGCGAGCAGCGTTGTCCATTTTGTTCGGGATTCTGCGAGTTGTGTGTTCACACGGATTCTCCCACATCCATGAAGCCACGTTCCGTTGATCATACTACATCGCCTCGTCCGCACACCCAGACAAAGAGCTGATTCGTTGCAAAGGAACTGGAACTGATCCGGCTGTGCGTGCTGGTCGGTTGCGAGGTTGAACTGTTCGATTCTGCTCTCGAACCGCTTTGTGCGGGTGTTGCTGGGTGTTGCCGGGTGTTTTATTCCGAGCTCTGCGCTGGTTCCGGCACGTATCGGGGGCGGGATGGTCATTGGATTGTTGTGGCTGCGGGTTCTGGCGTGGGTTGCGCATGGAGTGTGGCAACCCGGGAGCCGGGCTTCGTGCTGTGTCTGCGCGAGGCGAGGCGAGCGGTGATGTCCTCGGAGCGATCGATGGCACTGGATAAGGAACTGAATCAGGCGCGTTACGAGGCGACGGAGTTGGGGGGCGGGCGGGTGAGGTTTGTGGTGACAGCCGCGCCGGTGCCGAAGTTGGGGTGTATGTATGTGTTTGTCGGCGGCCTTTGCGCGATGCTTGGTGGGATTGTTCTGTCGTGGGGTGGCTTGCTGTCTCTTGTGGGTGTTGTGGGTGGCGGGATCGGGGGGTACAAGTTGACGAAGTGGTTCTGGAAGCGGAACGTGGACAAGCGTCGCGCGCCGGGGGGTGAGTTTGTGGCGGGTCCTGAGGGGGTTGAGGTCGGCGGCGAGAAGATCGGGAGTGATCGGATCCATCAGTTCGTGATCCGGAACGGGATGGACCTTGCGCGAGAGGCGAGTGTCGTGAGGGACAATGCTTCGGCGGCGCGTCACGCGCACCTGGCGATGGCGGCGCAGGTGTCGTACATGCTGCAGGTTGAGTCTGGCGGGCGGGCGACGACGCTGGCGGGGGGGATGACAGAGACGTGCGCGACGGGGCTGCGGGCGGATGTGATGGGTGCGATGGGGGGGTGAGAGAGGGAACGAAAGAACCCAGGGATTGCAATCCCTGGGTTCTCGAATGTCCTGCTTCACGATGGGTCCGCGTGGATTCCGGCTCAGCCGAAGACCTGGTTCGCGTTGGCGAGGGTCTCGGGGATGGCGGCTCTGATTTGTTCCATGAGGGAGGGGTTGAGCTTGATGGCCTCGAGCACGGCGGGGTCGATGGTCTTTGAGGTGAGGTCGGCGGTGAAGCCCTGGCCGAACTCGGCGCAGAGGCGGTCGGCGACGTAGACGATGCCTGTGAGTGTGCGGGCCTCGGCGGGGAGGTCGAGGGGGCGGTGGTGGTAGCCGGTGACGGAGGTGAAGGAGGCGGGGAACTTCCACTTGGAGCAGAGCCCTGCGCCGAAGTCCTGATGGGTTGCGCCGAAGGTTTTCTCTTCGAGTTCGAGGAAGGGCGTGGAGGGGTCGGCGGCGAACTGCTCGAAGACCTCGATGAGTTTGTTGCGGTCGTACTGCATCTCGACCATGACGCCGATGTCGTGGATCAGCCCGGCGAGGAAGGCCTCGTCGGAGAGGCCGACCTTCATCTTGTCGGCGATCATCTTGCAGACGGCGGCGACCTGTGTGGAGTGCATCCAGAGGTCGCGTGCGGAGAAGTTGCGGGTGAGTTCGCCGCCCCGGAAGAGCTTGGCGAGCGACGCGGCGATGGCGATGTTCTTCACGGCGTTCAAGCCGAGGAGGACGATGGCGCGGTTGATGGAGCCGATCTGTCCGGGGAGGCCGTAGAAGGACGAGTTGACGACCTTGAGGATGCGTGAGCAGAGGGCGGGGTCGTTGGAGATGACCTTGTTGAGGTCCTGGGCGGTGGACTTTGGGTCCTCGACCAGCTCGATGATCTTGAGGGTGATCTCGGGGAGCGTGGCGATGTGGCTGATCTCGCGGATTGCGGAGGCCACCACTTGCTCGCGGGTCTGTGTCGTTGCGCTCATTCCCTGTGCTCCCTTGTGACTGTCGGCGGGATCGTGTCGCCCCCGGACAGGCGAAGATCGGACGGAAACCGGGGTCACTTTGCTGAAGGTCCGGGATATCACCGGCGAGCGGCGGTCGGTGGGGTCGAGCGGAGGCGGGTGTGCGGTTATGGGACAGCCGCGGGGCGGGGAACTACACTGGACGGATGCGGATGGGGGGCGGGCACTGCTCTGGGAGAGCGGTGCCACCATGAAGCGGAGCGGATGATGCCGAACCCGATGGTCTCACCGGATGGACGCCCGTGGGTGATTGCTGCGCCGGATGTGCCGGAGGGCAAGCGGGCGATCCCGAACCCGGAGTTGGCTCATTACCCGCGGCTGCGGGGGGAGCACCCGAGGCGGTGGCAGTATCCGTCGTATCTTGTGAATGACGCGGTGCCGTGGCTGCGTTCGCTGCGTGAGCTCTACGAGAATCCGCTGGCGTTTCCGGCGTCGCTCTCGCCGGAGGCGGGGCTGATGCTGCACGGGCTGGTGCGGAACGCGCGGCCGCGTGTTGCGGTGGAGGTGGGGACGTTTGTTTCGGTGAGCACGCACTGGATCGCATCGGCGTTGAAGGAGAACGGTGAGGGTGCGACGCTGCACTGCTTCGATGACTTCGGTCCGATCAAGAAGGGCGCGTGGCGGGATGCGGAGATGCTGTCGGGGCGTGAGGAGTGGGTGAAGGATCGGCTGGATCGTGCGGGGCTGCTGTCGATGTGCCGCCTGTATCCGGGGAACTCGCCACACAAGTTGAAGGAGCAGCGTGAGGCGTTCCAGGCGATGGGCGGCGTGGACCTTGCGTTTATTGATGGGGACCACGGGGTGTACGGGGCGGTGCAGGATTTCTGGGCGATCGAGCCGGTGCTGAACACGGGCGGGTATGTGGTCTTCCACGACATCTTTCCGGACCAGTGCGGCGGGCATAATGGGCCGCGGGAGATTCTGGACCGGATCAACGAGATCAGCGCGGGTTTGTATGAGAAGCTGGAGTTGTACCTGTCGCCGTTGAACTATGGGATGGGGGTTTTGCGGCGGGTCGGGTAGTGCTTTGGGAGAGATGGCATCGGTTGTATAATGGTGGCGAGCGTTCACCATGGTGATCAACGGCGTCAACTTCCCTGAGGATCGGATCGCGGAGTTCTGCGGCCGGTATGGCGTGAAGCGACTGAGTCTGTTCGGCAGCATTCTGCGCGAGCAGGGTCCTGAGGGCGGATACGGATTCCGTCCCACGAGCGACATCGACATCCTTGTCGAGTTTTTGCCGGGCTGTGTTCCAAGTCTCTTGGACTTTGCCGGCATGCAGATCGAGATGTCGGAGATCATCGGACGTGAGGTTCAGTTGGCGACGCCGCCGATGCTGTCGAAGTACTTCCGGGATCGAGTGCTCGCTGAGGCGAGGCCGCTGCATGCCGCGTGATCCGAGCAAGGGCGGCCCGACCGACCGCGAGCGCTTCCTTCACATGCGCGATGCTGGACGAGACGTGTTGACGATCATGCGAGGCGTGTCGCGTGAGGCGTTTGAGTCCGACATGATTCGTCAGCGTGCTGTGGTGAACGCGTTACAGATCGTGGGAGAGGCCGCGGCTCGGACGTCCGATGCAGGCAGGTCGCGTTGTCCCGCGCTTCCATGGGGGAAGATCGTTGCGACCCGGAACATTCTCGTGCATGTCTATTGGGGCATTGACCTTGAGCAGATCTGGCTGATGGCTACGGTGAACGTGCCGGACATGCTGCCCCATGTCGAGGCCGCGTTGGAATACTGGCCGCCTGATCAGCAGGGCGTTTGATTGAGCGCGGGGCGGGTTGACCCTACACTCGGCCCCGTGCCCGACACCACTTTCCTCAGGCAACTCGGCGGCAGGTTCATTGTCCTTGACGGGCCGGACGGCTCGGGCAAGTCCACGCAGTATCGGCGTCTGGCGGACGACGCTTCGGCGGCGGGCGTGGCGGTGTGCGAGGTGCGCGAGCCGGGGGGGACGCAGGTCGGGGAGCAGATTCGGAGCATCCTGCTCGATCGATCGAGCGAGATGACGATGCTGTGCGAGATGATGCTGTACATGGCGAGCCGCGCCCAGTTGATGGAGCAGCGGGTGTTGCCGGCGGTGGCTCGGGGTGAGTTGGTTCTGGCGGATCGGTTTCTCTCGTCGACGCTGGCGTATCAGGGGAGCGCGGGGGGATTGCCGGAGGCGGACATTCTGGCGGTGGGGGATGTTGCGACGATGCGCAAGAAGCCGGACCTTGTGCTGATCTTTGATGTGGATGCGGAGACGGCGGCGCGGCGGACATCTGGGGTGGAGAAGAAGGGGCGGAAGCCGGTGGCGCGTCAGGGGCCGTCGCTGTTTGCGGATCGGATCGAGCAGCGGGGGAACGAGTTTCAGTGCCGCGTGAGAGAGGGGTATCTGGAGCAGGTCTCGAAGTACCCGGATCGGTACGCGATGGTGGATGCGAGCCAGGGTCCGGACGAGGTGTACGCGCAGACGCTGGCGACGCTGCGGCAGCGGCTTCTTGGTGCGTGAGGGTTTCGGATGGGATTCCGCCCCTCAGATTCACCCTCACATCCGCCGATCTTTGTGGATCGTGGGGCGGGGTTGTCCGTATACACTGGTATAAGGTGGGGGTGGTCATTGCGGCGGTGGTGCGCGCTCGGAGGATCCCATGGACCAGATCATGCGAGTGGTGAAGCAGGCGACGTTCCGGCTTGCGATCATCGAGACGCTGCGTGCGCTGTGCGTCACGATCACGCTCGGGTTTGCGTTGCTGGTGGTGATCCGGCTGGTGGAGCGTCTGGGCGGGGTGGTGGTGCCGTGGGCGGACATCGTGCCGGGTGTGTTTGTCGTCGCGGTGATCGGTGCGGTGGTGTGGGCGTTTGCGACGCGTTCGCGGCCGATCGCGGCGGCGCGTGAGCTGGATGAGCGTGCGGATCTGCGTGAGTCGCTCTCGACGGCGATCTGTGTGCAGTCGGAGCGGGATCCGTGGTCGCAGCTGATCGTTCGCCAGGCGGCGGAGCGTGCGTCGTCGGTGCGGGTTGCGAGGGCGATTCCGATCCAGACGCCTCGGCTTGCGCCCGCGCCGTTCTGCGCTGCGCTCGCGCTGGCGTTGATCTGGTTCACGGTTCCTCGTGTTGATGCGTGGGGTGTTGCGGCGCGTCGCGACAACTCGGCGCGTGAGGAGCAGCAGATCCAGGAGGTTCGCACGGAGTTTGAGCAGGGGAAGAAGAAGATCGAGGAGATGCTGGCGCAGGCGAACATCAAGCTCGAGGAGGGCGAGGGTGAGAAGTCGGGCGCGGATCGCGAGGCGCCGAAGTCGCTCGAGGAGGCGCGGCGCGAGTCGGTGCGCCGGCTGACGGACATGGCCGAGCGTCTGGAGCAGTTGCGCGCGGGGGAGAAGGGGCAGGTGATGGATGCCCTGAAGGATCGCATGGGGCGGCTCAAGAGCCCCGGCCCCGGCGAGTTGACGGATATCGCGCGGTCGATGGCGCGGGCGAACTTCTCGCAGGCGAAGGACGATCTGGAGAAGTTGGCGCAGAAGCTGGGCGAGAACTCCGAGTTGTCGCCGGAGCAGAAGGAAGAGTTGCGCAAGCAACTGGAGAACATGTCCGGGCAGTTGTCGAAGCTCGCGGCGGATCGCGGGGAGTTGTCCAAGGCCCTTGAGCAGATGGGGATGGACGGGCGACTGGCGGCTGATCCCGAGGCGCTGAAGAAGGCGATCGAGCAGGCGGCGAACGAGATGACGCCGGAGCAGAAGAGCCAGCTTGAGAAGATGCTCCAGCAGGCCCAGGCGCAGCAGGAGATGGGTGACAAGCTCGGGAACATGGCGGACGCGATGGCGAAGATGTCGCGCGGGGCTTCCGAGCGGGGGATGACGGGCGAGGGGATGCAGGGGCTTGAGCAGTTGGCCGAGGCGTTGTCGGAGATGGAGTTGTCGCAAGCGGATCTGAAGGCGTTGGATGCGGCGTTGTCGGAGTGCCGCGGGCAGTTGGCGGGGCAGTGCGACGGGTTGTCGCAGTGCATGGGGGGCGGCAACGGGGAGGGGATGCCGATGATCGGCGAGTGGAGTGCGGGCGAGAGCGACGGGCGGATGGGGCTCGGCTCGGGCGGTCCGGGGCAGGGGAGTGGCGGGGGCGGTCCGGCCGAGGAGCAGATCGACTTTGCGATCGAGAAGCGGAAGGCGAACGTGCAGACGGGTCAGGGGCCGATCATCGGCACGAAGCTGGTGCAGGGGTCGCAGATCCGTGGTGAGTCGGTGGCGGAGTTCTCGGCGGTAGTGGAGGCGAGCAGCCAGGCGGCGGCCGAGGCGCTGGAGACGATGCAGGTTCAGCGTGAGCACCACGACGTGGTGAAGCACTACTTCGGTACGTTGAACGCGAAGGTGAAGGCCGAGCAGGCCGGGGGCGGTTCGAGCGGGAGCAAGTGAAGATGCACGAGCAGGGAGCGGGCGTGCGCCTGACGCGGCGCGGGGCGATGTCGCGGCTGCTGGCGATCGGCGCGGGGGGGGCGATCTCGATATCGGGGCTTGCGTCGTGCCGCAGGGCTTCGCCGGAGGGCGAGGTCTCGCTGTATTCGAGCGTTGACGAGCCGCTGCTGCGCGAGGTGATGGATGTGTACGCGCGTGAGCATTCGGGGCGCGTGCTGGTGGTGGGGGACACGGAGGCGACGAAGACGACGGGGCTGTTGCAGCGGTTGGTCGCGGAGCGTGCGAACCCGCGGTGCGATGTGTGGTGGTCGAACGAGGCGTTCAGCACGATCGGGCTGGCGAGGCAGGGGATGCTGGAGCCGTTGTCGATCGCGTCGGAGCTGCGTTCGATCGGGTGGCCTTCGGAGTTGATCGGCGCGGGTGATCAGTGGGTGGGGTTTGCGCAGCGGGCGCGGGTGATCGTGTACAACACGGCGCGGGTGTCGAGGGACGCGGCTCCGACGTCGCTCTCGGAGTTGCTGCGAGAGGAGTTCCGGGGGCGGGTGGGGATTGCGCGCCCGCAGTTCGGGACGACGCGCGGGCACATGGCGGCT from Phycisphaeraceae bacterium includes the following:
- a CDS encoding HDOD domain-containing protein, producing MSATTQTREQVVASAIREISHIATLPEITLKIIELVEDPKSTAQDLNKVISNDPALCSRILKVVNSSFYGLPGQIGSINRAIVLLGLNAVKNIAIAASLAKLFRGGELTRNFSARDLWMHSTQVAAVCKMIADKMKVGLSDEAFLAGLIHDIGVMVEMQYDRNKLIEVFEQFAADPSTPFLELEEKTFGATHQDFGAGLCSKWKFPASFTSVTGYHHRPLDLPAEARTLTGIVYVADRLCAEFGQGFTADLTSKTIDPAVLEAIKLNPSLMEQIRAAIPETLANANQVFG
- a CDS encoding class I SAM-dependent methyltransferase, with amino-acid sequence MPNPMVSPDGRPWVIAAPDVPEGKRAIPNPELAHYPRLRGEHPRRWQYPSYLVNDAVPWLRSLRELYENPLAFPASLSPEAGLMLHGLVRNARPRVAVEVGTFVSVSTHWIASALKENGEGATLHCFDDFGPIKKGAWRDAEMLSGREEWVKDRLDRAGLLSMCRLYPGNSPHKLKEQREAFQAMGGVDLAFIDGDHGVYGAVQDFWAIEPVLNTGGYVVFHDIFPDQCGGHNGPREILDRINEISAGLYEKLELYLSPLNYGMGVLRRVG
- a CDS encoding nucleotidyltransferase family protein: MVINGVNFPEDRIAEFCGRYGVKRLSLFGSILREQGPEGGYGFRPTSDIDILVEFLPGCVPSLLDFAGMQIEMSEIIGREVQLATPPMLSKYFRDRVLAEARPLHAA
- a CDS encoding DUF86 domain-containing protein; translated protein: MPRDPSKGGPTDRERFLHMRDAGRDVLTIMRGVSREAFESDMIRQRAVVNALQIVGEAAARTSDAGRSRCPALPWGKIVATRNILVHVYWGIDLEQIWLMATVNVPDMLPHVEAALEYWPPDQQGV
- the tmk gene encoding dTMP kinase, yielding MPDTTFLRQLGGRFIVLDGPDGSGKSTQYRRLADDASAAGVAVCEVREPGGTQVGEQIRSILLDRSSEMTMLCEMMLYMASRAQLMEQRVLPAVARGELVLADRFLSSTLAYQGSAGGLPEADILAVGDVATMRKKPDLVLIFDVDAETAARRTSGVEKKGRKPVARQGPSLFADRIEQRGNEFQCRVREGYLEQVSKYPDRYAMVDASQGPDEVYAQTLATLRQRLLGA
- a CDS encoding extracellular solute-binding protein translates to MHEQGAGVRLTRRGAMSRLLAIGAGGAISISGLASCRRASPEGEVSLYSSVDEPLLREVMDVYAREHSGRVLVVGDTEATKTTGLLQRLVAERANPRCDVWWSNEAFSTIGLARQGMLEPLSIASELRSIGWPSELIGAGDQWVGFAQRARVIVYNTARVSRDAAPTSLSELLREEFRGRVGIARPQFGTTRGHMAALVAAHGGERTRAYLAALKGHGLRIYDGNSLIVRAVAQGEIDVGLTDTDDVFAGQRNGWPVEFTLERADDPAIGSEMIPSIGPLVIPNTVARIKNGPESRRGGGVGGRSVGGADALVAFLLSEKHERLLAASEARNIPVRPGLASKVETVSIARPMAVRLEDVESRIDEALAIVAETLGV